The following are encoded together in the Arcticibacterium luteifluviistationis genome:
- a CDS encoding DUF5723 family protein has protein sequence MKPYYVFLLLLLFSRKSYAQNFLGISSSNYGGIHGVLLNPANAVDSRYKVHINLAAAGLEIQNNYARWNAPFSLLSLSAGTVAQKYRSPITGLPLWKAEYYKRTGVSKVKAYINSEVRGPAIQFSSPRWGIGVAAGVRFRLLNSFGNTSPNMGTAILTGTKNPILHSTNFEDETFMLNVGAYNEMYLSLAKVIREENEDFLKVGFTVKRITSNLNLNLRGDEVDYLIDPIPPSNEYQNIEVAKTSGTFFHASADTPPSFSWMLNQMTSISGVGNGFGADIGFVYEKRPNYSRERFKYKGSYVPDPRINKYAYKFGVSLQDIGFVKFADPQNVQVGTVESTDDFIPPATFYHLNSTNELIGDIEEVYDIDQTTYLRSFRVFMPATLVIHGDYLIREGFYISGVLRQYVLGKKKIGPVGFSGISVIPRFERQHIEFSFPVSLDQDYANFNLGATMRAGPLFLGFDNITGLINLGNPRGLSVHAGLSWGFNHKLAENAMLECPEPQRTKGFSLREFFKKKR, from the coding sequence TTGAAACCTTATTACGTCTTCCTTTTACTGCTCTTATTTTCAAGAAAAAGCTACGCTCAAAACTTCTTGGGCATAAGCTCTAGCAACTATGGAGGAATACATGGCGTGCTCTTAAACCCTGCCAATGCGGTAGATTCTCGTTATAAAGTGCACATAAACCTGGCGGCAGCAGGCCTAGAGATTCAAAACAATTATGCACGTTGGAATGCCCCATTCTCACTTTTAAGTCTTTCGGCTGGTACGGTAGCACAAAAATACCGTTCGCCTATAACGGGTTTGCCACTTTGGAAAGCCGAATATTATAAACGCACAGGTGTTTCAAAAGTAAAGGCCTATATAAACTCAGAAGTAAGAGGACCAGCTATTCAGTTTAGTTCACCAAGGTGGGGTATAGGCGTAGCGGCAGGTGTTCGTTTTAGACTCTTAAATTCTTTTGGAAATACTTCGCCAAATATGGGCACCGCCATTCTTACAGGTACTAAAAACCCAATTTTACACTCCACCAACTTTGAAGATGAAACTTTCATGCTTAATGTGGGAGCTTATAATGAGATGTATTTATCGCTTGCCAAAGTGATAAGAGAAGAAAACGAAGACTTTCTAAAAGTAGGTTTTACGGTCAAAAGAATAACCAGTAACCTAAATCTTAACCTTAGAGGAGATGAAGTTGATTATTTAATTGACCCAATTCCGCCATCAAATGAATATCAGAATATAGAAGTGGCTAAAACCTCAGGTACTTTCTTTCATGCTTCTGCTGATACCCCGCCGTCTTTTTCATGGATGCTAAACCAAATGACTAGTATAAGTGGGGTAGGGAATGGTTTTGGTGCTGATATTGGCTTTGTGTATGAAAAACGACCAAATTACTCCAGAGAGCGTTTCAAATATAAAGGAAGCTACGTTCCTGACCCTAGAATTAATAAATACGCCTATAAGTTTGGCGTTTCTTTACAGGATATTGGTTTTGTGAAATTTGCAGACCCACAAAATGTTCAGGTAGGTACTGTAGAAAGTACCGATGATTTTATTCCACCTGCCACCTTTTACCACTTAAACTCCACAAATGAGTTGATTGGAGACATTGAAGAAGTTTATGATATTGATCAAACTACCTATTTAAGGTCATTTAGAGTCTTTATGCCGGCCACATTAGTCATTCATGGCGATTACCTTATCAGAGAAGGTTTTTACATCAGTGGCGTTCTTAGACAGTATGTTTTGGGTAAAAAGAAAATTGGCCCAGTCGGCTTTTCAGGAATTTCAGTGATTCCGCGTTTTGAGCGTCAGCACATAGAGTTTAGCTTTCCTGTTTCCTTAGACCAAGACTACGCCAATTTTAATTTAGGAGCCACCATGCGGGCTGGCCCTTTATTTTTGGGTTTTGATAATATCACAGGCTTAATAAACCTAGGAAACCCAAGAGGGCTGTCTGTTCATGCAGGCTTATCATGGGGTTTTAACCACAAACTGGCAGAAAACGCAATGTTAGAATGCCCAGAACCTCAAAGAACGAAGGGCTTTAGCTTGAGAGAGTTCTTTAAAAAGAAAAGGTAG
- a CDS encoding DUF6580 family putative transport protein — translation MKNKQILIPVILLIAFAALSRLVSHPMNFTPITALILFSVFVFEGKWKIIVPAIAIVLSDVILELNAGTGFHSGTVLVYTAYVLIGVIGYFLLKKASFTNILTSSVAGSVSFFLLTNFALFYPKAAAGSEYGYTHDLAGIMASYTAGIPFFRNMLMGDVFYTGLLFGAYFTIRHFVLKPSTVKSK, via the coding sequence ATGAAAAACAAACAAATACTAATTCCCGTAATTCTTCTAATAGCTTTTGCTGCATTATCTAGGTTGGTATCTCATCCAATGAACTTTACGCCTATAACGGCACTTATCCTTTTTTCCGTATTCGTGTTTGAGGGAAAATGGAAAATTATAGTTCCTGCCATAGCGATAGTATTAAGTGATGTGATTTTGGAATTAAATGCTGGAACTGGATTTCACTCTGGTACTGTGTTAGTGTATACAGCTTATGTTTTAATAGGTGTAATAGGATACTTCTTACTAAAGAAGGCTTCTTTCACTAATATTTTAACAAGCTCTGTAGCTGGTTCTGTTTCTTTTTTCTTGTTGACCAACTTTGCTTTGTTTTACCCTAAAGCTGCCGCAGGTAGCGAATATGGTTATACACACGATTTAGCTGGAATTATGGCTTCTTATACGGCTGGAATTCCTTTCTTTAGAAACATGCTAATGGGTGATGTGTTTTATACTGGCCTTCTTTTTGGTGCGTATTTCACTATCAGACATTTCGTTTTAAAGCCGTCTACAGTTAAATCTAAATAA
- a CDS encoding DUF4286 family protein — translation MILSSFTFSIEYSHALLFENSLNTEIVPFLNSLEEVKSLKLYKLITDIETGGQNLSLQIFLENMDKHKSIEANHKAKILSILDAKFAGKYVYFQSLLEEI, via the coding sequence TTGATTTTATCAAGCTTTACTTTCAGTATAGAGTATTCTCATGCTTTACTTTTTGAGAATAGTCTTAATACAGAGATAGTGCCTTTTCTGAACTCATTAGAAGAGGTGAAGTCGCTAAAACTCTATAAACTGATTACAGATATAGAAACTGGTGGACAGAATCTTTCCCTGCAGATATTCTTAGAGAATATGGATAAGCATAAGTCTATAGAAGCTAATCACAAAGCAAAGATTCTTAGTATTTTGGATGCAAAATTTGCTGGAAAGTATGTTTACTTTCAGTCGCTGTTAGAAGAAATTTAA
- a CDS encoding putative porin yields the protein MKQIRFLIFLGILIPFFGQAQILDDSTKQIYGPSSTGFLFEKNFLEDDTILIHPDTLIEGFRLMTLNKENGWFWQDLGNEGTAAKNILFQTPDNAFTETGLNAFGPFYGPKTSDIKYYNTKSPFTNMAYRQSSNGLMNVGFTHSQNIMPNWNLALDMRRIASSKQYSASTSEDRLADHWNVTFSSNFTSKNRKYTFLGALVHFNHKQIDQGGIEPREGVEFVDKSDLAGNYNTNYQQLLEGIESREKWNNYHIYHQYQLSKEIQVFHTFDLQRQKYFHSDTLISTNSVYNIYPDSTSEEKMKNYYFFNNIQNRFGFKGFFKGFKYNVGLTNRIYAFTARSEGNKANNSTEILVGGNAGYWFPDSTSYLNTDFYFGFGNRENIYLNAKLKYKGFDLGFKFISKPAYLFNQNFISPVANWDNNFTNTIYTEASGKYRFDLGKFTFEPSARINLVSNHLYFDQELAPKQLSSEALLYDLNLFTGIKLKNFKFSNRFVLTHADNADVFRIPTVLNNTNLEFHLFYAKVLHLYIGTDVYFRSAYKADAYSPLLRGFYLQDSQPVWGLPVADVYTNFVVKRVKLAFSFNFLNQGLPYSGFYTTPNYVAMSRTFFIKVNWPLFD from the coding sequence ATGAAGCAAATTCGCTTTCTAATATTTTTAGGTATTCTTATTCCCTTTTTTGGTCAAGCCCAAATATTGGATGACAGTACCAAACAGATTTATGGTCCGAGTAGTACAGGTTTTTTGTTTGAAAAAAACTTTCTAGAAGACGATACTATTCTCATTCATCCAGATACGCTTATTGAGGGTTTTAGGCTGATGACGCTGAATAAAGAGAACGGTTGGTTTTGGCAAGATTTAGGAAACGAAGGCACAGCCGCTAAAAACATACTATTCCAAACACCTGATAATGCTTTCACCGAAACAGGTTTAAATGCTTTTGGTCCATTTTACGGTCCCAAAACTTCCGATATTAAGTATTATAATACGAAATCGCCATTTACAAATATGGCGTACAGGCAAAGTTCAAATGGTTTGATGAATGTTGGTTTTACACATTCCCAAAACATAATGCCCAACTGGAACCTAGCCCTAGACATGCGAAGAATAGCGTCTTCAAAACAGTATTCTGCCAGCACCAGTGAGGATAGACTCGCAGACCATTGGAATGTCACATTTAGTAGTAATTTCACTTCTAAAAATAGGAAGTACACTTTTCTAGGGGCTCTAGTGCATTTTAATCATAAACAAATAGACCAAGGTGGAATTGAACCCAGAGAAGGCGTGGAGTTCGTTGACAAGTCTGATTTGGCAGGAAATTATAATACCAATTACCAGCAGCTTTTAGAAGGCATAGAATCGAGAGAAAAGTGGAATAATTACCATATTTATCATCAATACCAGCTTTCAAAGGAAATTCAGGTCTTCCATACCTTTGATTTACAGCGTCAGAAATACTTCCACTCCGATACGCTAATTAGCACCAATAGTGTTTACAACATCTATCCTGATTCTACTTCGGAGGAGAAAATGAAAAACTACTATTTTTTCAATAATATTCAGAATAGATTTGGCTTTAAAGGCTTTTTCAAAGGCTTCAAGTATAATGTAGGGCTTACCAACAGAATTTACGCCTTTACAGCCAGGAGCGAGGGTAATAAAGCAAATAACTCCACAGAGATACTAGTAGGAGGGAATGCGGGCTATTGGTTTCCTGATAGCACCAGTTACCTAAACACAGATTTCTATTTTGGTTTTGGTAATCGTGAAAACATCTATTTAAACGCAAAACTCAAATACAAAGGATTTGACCTAGGTTTCAAATTTATAAGTAAACCAGCCTATCTTTTTAATCAAAACTTCATCAGTCCTGTGGCCAACTGGGATAATAATTTCACGAACACAATTTATACCGAGGCTTCCGGAAAATATCGTTTCGACTTAGGTAAATTCACCTTTGAGCCTAGTGCAAGAATTAATCTGGTGAGTAATCACTTGTACTTTGACCAGGAACTGGCTCCAAAGCAGTTGTCAAGCGAAGCATTATTATATGACCTGAATCTTTTTACGGGTATTAAGCTTAAGAACTTTAAGTTCTCTAATCGTTTTGTTTTAACGCATGCTGATAATGCAGATGTATTTAGAATTCCAACAGTATTAAATAATACCAACTTGGAGTTTCATCTCTTTTACGCCAAAGTGCTGCATTTATACATAGGAACAGACGTTTACTTTAGGTCAGCTTATAAAGCTGATGCATATTCGCCGCTATTAAGAGGTTTTTACCTTCAAGATAGCCAACCAGTCTGGGGTTTGCCAGTGGCAGATGTTTATACCAATTTTGTGGTGAAGCGAGTTAAACTAGCCTTTAGTTTCAATTTCCTTAATCAGGGATTGCCTTACAGCGGTTTCTATACCACACCTAATTACGTAGCCATGTCAAGAACCTTCTTTATCAAGGTTAACTGGCCTCTTTTTGATTAA
- the lpxK gene encoding tetraacyldisaccharide 4'-kinase — MKSFLKTLLFPFAILYDAVTKIRNFLFDKGIFKVYEPPVFSIGVGNLSVGGTGKTPFISYLIKTFPDKKIAILSRGYGRKTKGYIEVNQEATTDTVGDEILMLYQRHESTAKFFVSENRKLGIENILLKYPETDLILFDDIYQHRKVKPAFLVLLSTFDKPFFKDFLLPMGRLREARSGAKRADAVIITKAQSLHEERLVTTFLKQVKKYGQSENSLFFNKQVFAKLKNDFGKALETDENVKLISGIANNHSFEVEVTKYQKVIEKHFYPDHHSYTRKNLDDAFKLMPNAPLVTTEKDYVKLKYLLTEKEKEQVYVLKLESAFIKREDEFLRNIKTSFKSFQEQKGSLNNG; from the coding sequence TTGAAAAGTTTTTTAAAGACTTTATTGTTTCCATTTGCTATTCTTTATGACGCTGTCACCAAAATCAGAAACTTTCTTTTTGATAAAGGCATCTTTAAAGTTTATGAGCCGCCCGTCTTCAGCATTGGCGTTGGAAATTTGTCGGTAGGTGGTACGGGCAAAACGCCATTCATCAGTTATCTCATCAAAACTTTTCCTGATAAAAAAATAGCGATACTGAGTAGGGGATATGGCAGAAAAACAAAAGGCTATATAGAGGTAAATCAGGAAGCCACCACGGATACTGTAGGCGATGAAATTTTAATGCTTTATCAAAGGCATGAAAGCACCGCTAAGTTCTTTGTTTCTGAAAACAGAAAACTTGGTATAGAAAATATACTACTTAAATATCCAGAAACAGATCTTATTCTTTTTGACGATATCTATCAGCATAGAAAAGTTAAACCAGCATTTTTGGTTTTGCTCAGCACTTTCGACAAGCCTTTTTTTAAAGACTTTCTACTTCCTATGGGCAGATTAAGAGAGGCCAGAAGTGGAGCTAAAAGAGCAGACGCAGTCATCATCACCAAGGCACAATCTTTGCATGAAGAAAGACTAGTAACCACCTTTTTAAAACAAGTTAAAAAGTATGGACAGTCCGAAAATAGCTTGTTTTTCAATAAACAAGTATTCGCTAAACTGAAGAACGACTTCGGCAAAGCACTAGAAACGGACGAAAATGTGAAACTAATTAGCGGCATTGCCAATAATCACTCTTTTGAGGTAGAGGTTACCAAATACCAAAAAGTCATAGAAAAACACTTTTACCCTGACCATCATTCATACACCAGAAAAAACCTTGATGACGCTTTTAAGCTTATGCCTAATGCTCCTTTGGTGACTACCGAGAAAGATTATGTTAAGTTAAAATACCTGCTTACAGAAAAAGAAAAGGAGCAAGTCTACGTTCTTAAATTGGAATCGGCCTTTATAAAAAGAGAAGATGAGTTTTTAAGAAACATTAAGACTAGTTTTAAAAGCTTCCAAGAGCAAAAGGGTTCTTTAAATAATGGCTAA
- a CDS encoding o-succinylbenzoate synthase has product MPLQASYCKHTLNFKFDAGTSRGILKTKDSYYIKLHDSQTPETFGIGEAAPLKGLSIDYKPEFEPFIQVFLEKFNAEGLEIADIQAALSLEMFLAWPSIRFAFEMALLDLQNGGKRIYFDNDFTNKKDAIDINGLIWMGDETFMSRQIIEKLKGGFRTLKMKIGAIDFDTEYKLLQSIRSNFPADELTLRVDANGAFTLEEATGVLKELKKLDIHSIEQPIKAHQWENMAKLCQETPVPIALDEELIGINGSEQVKLLKAIKPQFLIFKPTLLGGFAATDNWIALAKERNIDWWITSALEANIGLSAICQYTYSKNNLLPQGLGTGSLFENNIPSPLDVFQGAISLGGGDKWDLSGLVFGN; this is encoded by the coding sequence ATGCCTCTACAAGCCTCTTATTGCAAACATACGTTAAATTTTAAATTTGACGCCGGAACTTCCCGTGGTATTCTAAAAACCAAGGACTCTTATTATATAAAGCTGCACGATAGCCAAACTCCTGAAACTTTCGGGATTGGCGAAGCTGCTCCTTTAAAAGGGCTTTCTATAGATTATAAACCTGAATTTGAGCCTTTTATTCAGGTGTTTTTAGAGAAGTTTAATGCCGAAGGTTTAGAAATAGCTGATATTCAGGCCGCTCTCTCCTTGGAGATGTTTTTGGCTTGGCCCAGTATTCGTTTTGCTTTTGAAATGGCTCTGCTTGATTTACAAAATGGCGGAAAGCGAATCTACTTTGATAATGACTTCACCAATAAAAAGGACGCCATTGACATTAATGGGCTAATTTGGATGGGTGATGAGACTTTTATGAGTCGTCAAATAATTGAAAAGCTTAAAGGTGGTTTCCGAACCTTGAAAATGAAGATTGGTGCTATTGATTTTGATACGGAGTATAAACTCCTTCAAAGCATCCGCTCTAATTTCCCTGCAGACGAACTGACGCTACGTGTAGATGCCAATGGGGCTTTTACTTTGGAGGAAGCCACTGGCGTACTAAAAGAGTTGAAAAAACTGGATATTCACTCCATAGAACAGCCTATTAAAGCTCATCAGTGGGAAAACATGGCAAAGCTTTGTCAAGAAACGCCTGTGCCTATTGCTTTGGATGAAGAGCTAATTGGCATTAATGGCTCCGAGCAAGTGAAGCTTTTGAAGGCTATAAAACCGCAGTTTCTAATATTTAAACCTACCCTACTTGGTGGTTTTGCGGCTACTGATAACTGGATTGCTTTAGCGAAAGAAAGAAATATAGATTGGTGGATTACTTCCGCTTTAGAAGCGAATATTGGCCTGAGTGCCATCTGTCAATATACTTACTCAAAGAATAACCTATTGCCACAAGGACTTGGTACGGGTTCTCTTTTTGAGAATAATATACCAAGTCCTTTAGATGTTTTTCAAGGTGCTATCAGTCTTGGTGGTGGTGATAAATGGGATTTATCGGGGTTGGTGTTTGGTAATTGA
- the hemF gene encoding oxygen-dependent coproporphyrinogen oxidase codes for MIERNEIEEFFKSLQDDICAQLEQTDGKATFQEDLWQHKTGGGGRTRLIQHGDILEKGGVNFSAVEGPLGEDMKKALKINEDADFFATGVSIVQHPRNPMVPIIHMNVRYFELSNGTYWFGGGIDLTPHYINEAQAKWFHEQLKAVCDKHGVDFYQTFKERADDYFYLPHRDETRGVGGIFFDHLNEKSLNLSKSQIFDFVKDVGNVFAPTYCHLMTINKDKAYTQKNKEWQFLRRGRYVEFNLVWDRGTKFGLVTGGRTESILMSLPPQANWEYCFEPEAGSEEQKTLDALKKGIDWLA; via the coding sequence ATGATAGAGAGAAACGAAATAGAGGAATTTTTCAAAAGCCTCCAAGACGATATTTGTGCTCAGCTAGAGCAAACTGACGGTAAAGCCACTTTTCAAGAAGATTTATGGCAACATAAAACTGGCGGTGGCGGAAGAACTAGGTTAATTCAACACGGTGATATTTTAGAAAAAGGCGGTGTCAACTTTTCGGCAGTCGAAGGACCACTAGGTGAAGACATGAAAAAGGCCTTAAAAATAAACGAAGACGCCGATTTTTTTGCCACAGGCGTGTCTATTGTGCAGCATCCAAGAAACCCAATGGTGCCCATTATTCACATGAATGTGCGTTATTTTGAGCTTTCTAATGGCACTTATTGGTTTGGTGGCGGCATAGACCTTACGCCACATTATATTAATGAAGCACAAGCCAAATGGTTTCATGAGCAGCTAAAGGCAGTTTGTGACAAACATGGCGTCGATTTTTATCAAACCTTTAAAGAAAGAGCCGACGACTATTTCTATTTACCACACAGAGATGAAACTAGGGGAGTAGGTGGTATTTTCTTTGACCATTTAAATGAAAAGAGCTTAAACTTAAGCAAAAGCCAGATTTTCGACTTTGTCAAAGACGTAGGAAATGTTTTCGCACCAACCTACTGTCATTTGATGACCATTAATAAAGACAAAGCTTATACGCAGAAAAACAAGGAATGGCAGTTTTTGCGAAGAGGCAGGTATGTAGAGTTTAATTTGGTTTGGGATAGAGGTACCAAATTTGGTTTAGTAACCGGCGGAAGAACAGAATCAATTTTGATGAGTTTACCCCCACAAGCCAATTGGGAGTATTGTTTTGAACCCGAAGCCGGCTCAGAAGAACAAAAAACATTGGATGCCTTGAAAAAAGGAATTGATTGGTTGGCTTGA
- the hisC gene encoding histidinol-phosphate transaminase yields the protein MSIINALVREHLLALKPYSSARDEYTGKEGVFLDANENPYGSVAGKDLNRYPDPHQRQIKDKLAILKGCYPEQIFLGNGSDEAIDLIIKAVCEPKVDNILLLPPTYGMYEVCANIQQVETRKSVLTETYQPDLVDISKKVDAHTKAIWVCSPNNPTGNLIDGAIIEVLLKAYPNTLIVVDEAYIDFADVPSFIGRMGEYDNLVVLQTFSKAWGMAGLRVGMAFAHVDLIKVLNKIKYPYNLNLESQRLILEALDNVEKKDKYVEKILAERFRLFKKLMELSIVRHIYPSDSNQLLVKFHDAKAVFNYLIEKKVIVRDRTNVTLCDDCLRISIGRGRENRALMAELEEFKA from the coding sequence ATGTCAATAATTAACGCTTTGGTAAGAGAACACTTACTAGCTTTAAAACCTTACAGCTCCGCTAGAGATGAATATACCGGAAAAGAAGGTGTTTTTTTAGATGCTAATGAAAACCCATACGGGTCTGTGGCAGGAAAAGATTTAAACAGGTATCCTGACCCACACCAAAGGCAAATCAAGGATAAACTGGCTATTTTAAAAGGCTGTTACCCTGAGCAAATATTCTTAGGAAACGGCTCAGATGAGGCCATAGATTTAATTATAAAGGCTGTTTGCGAGCCTAAAGTAGACAATATACTGCTGCTGCCACCTACTTACGGCATGTATGAGGTGTGTGCTAATATTCAGCAAGTAGAAACCAGAAAGAGTGTTTTGACTGAAACGTATCAGCCAGACTTGGTAGATATTAGTAAAAAAGTAGATGCTCATACCAAGGCTATTTGGGTATGTTCGCCTAATAACCCAACGGGTAATTTAATAGATGGTGCTATCATTGAAGTTTTGCTTAAAGCTTATCCAAACACACTAATAGTGGTGGATGAGGCTTATATAGATTTTGCTGATGTACCTTCTTTTATAGGTAGAATGGGCGAATATGATAACCTGGTGGTGCTCCAAACTTTTTCAAAAGCTTGGGGAATGGCGGGTTTAAGAGTGGGAATGGCTTTTGCTCATGTGGATTTGATTAAAGTCTTGAATAAGATAAAGTACCCATATAACCTCAATTTAGAGTCGCAGCGACTGATATTAGAGGCTCTGGATAATGTGGAGAAGAAAGATAAATACGTAGAAAAGATATTGGCAGAGCGTTTTCGTCTCTTTAAAAAGCTGATGGAACTATCTATAGTAAGGCACATTTACCCATCTGACTCTAATCAGCTATTGGTGAAATTTCATGATGCCAAGGCAGTTTTTAACTACCTGATAGAGAAAAAGGTGATAGTAAGAGACCGAACCAATGTTACGCTATGTGACGATTGCCTAAGAATAAGCATAGGAAGAGGAAGAGAAAATAGAGCCTTGATGGCAGAATTAGAGGAATTTAAAGCTTAG
- a CDS encoding YHYH protein produces MKKIVILLTILFLSFQVSAHEGGHGSPTKVWHFTNSEMNLKAEFIEKIDDRVYLMNDKHKVVAFNISDFTSEEQGFILSKTNWIIDKNTSQSEHQLFSINYAKILIYFGVALLLFSFFKFRKKNKFKNLAFSLIGFAFVIMGCKTNSSSKGIKMAKNDVSYLASIFGVFDKVTTRFDNKYFYIESDGIPEHEMMTGITNWQQQVPINHDYSGNNAWAIPLQPELAENPLSTKDNFMKGAIAISANGIPIFNPLNNRGEDANTIGELDKWGGHCGRADDYHYHLPPTHLQSKVGSEKPIAYALDGFPVYGETKEPLDENLGRFTSDSTYQYHAVKEYPYLIAAMKGKVEINPRTKAPENEIMPQAKTRGVRPDLRPLRGAKIIDFKNPEPNQYSLKYDLESSIYTINYGWDNSGNYNYEFINPDGTTTNSTYKRK; encoded by the coding sequence ATGAAAAAGATAGTAATCCTTCTAACCATACTGTTTTTATCCTTTCAAGTTTCTGCACACGAAGGCGGGCACGGTTCACCAACAAAAGTTTGGCATTTTACAAATAGTGAAATGAACTTAAAAGCTGAATTCATTGAAAAAATTGACGACAGAGTTTATCTAATGAATGATAAACACAAAGTTGTAGCCTTCAATATTTCAGATTTCACAAGTGAAGAGCAAGGGTTTATTTTAAGTAAGACAAATTGGATTATTGACAAAAACACTTCACAATCAGAGCATCAATTATTTTCAATAAACTATGCTAAAATTCTAATTTATTTTGGTGTTGCCTTATTGCTCTTTTCATTCTTCAAGTTTAGGAAAAAGAACAAGTTTAAAAATTTGGCTTTTAGTTTAATAGGATTTGCTTTTGTTATTATGGGATGTAAAACCAATAGCTCATCAAAAGGTATCAAAATGGCAAAAAATGATGTTTCATATCTAGCATCTATTTTTGGCGTTTTTGACAAAGTGACTACACGTTTCGATAACAAATATTTCTACATTGAATCAGACGGAATACCTGAACACGAAATGATGACAGGCATAACCAATTGGCAACAACAAGTCCCTATTAACCACGATTATTCAGGTAATAACGCTTGGGCAATTCCTTTGCAACCTGAATTGGCTGAAAACCCACTATCGACAAAAGACAATTTTATGAAAGGAGCTATTGCTATTTCTGCGAATGGAATACCAATTTTTAATCCTTTAAACAATCGTGGGGAAGATGCAAATACCATTGGAGAGTTAGACAAATGGGGCGGACACTGTGGAAGGGCTGATGATTATCATTATCATTTACCGCCTACGCACTTGCAGTCTAAAGTAGGCAGTGAAAAGCCGATAGCGTATGCTTTAGATGGTTTTCCGGTTTACGGAGAAACTAAAGAGCCATTAGACGAAAATCTTGGACGTTTTACTTCTGACAGTACCTATCAATATCACGCCGTTAAGGAATATCCTTATCTAATTGCTGCTATGAAAGGGAAAGTTGAAATAAATCCAAGAACTAAAGCACCCGAAAATGAAATAATGCCACAAGCAAAAACAAGAGGAGTTCGACCAGACTTAAGGCCATTACGTGGTGCTAAAATTATTGATTTTAAGAATCCAGAACCTAACCAGTATAGCTTAAAATATGATCTTGAATCATCCATTTATACTATAAATTATGGCTGGGATAACAGCGGAAATTACAATTACGAATTTATAAACCCCGATGGAACAACTACTAATTCGACATACAAAAGGAAATAG
- a CDS encoding YbhB/YbcL family Raf kinase inhibitor-like protein, which produces MRKSLVFIIALMTLFLGNSCTHKKEASSYNYDDFKTIHPDFKLNSKAVADGKLLKAFKCEEKIADVENSIPLSWSNVPKGTKSLAVVMYHYPKKDDKSEINSYLLLWGINPSVSEIPYKMANNPSWYMGSNKDGTAISYTSPCSRGPGQHKYTIALFALSETPKSLPESNSLDVDLNTFMKAISDDNIIDITTLTFIDSNQ; this is translated from the coding sequence ATGAGAAAAAGTCTAGTATTTATTATCGCATTGATGACTTTGTTTTTAGGGAATTCTTGTACCCATAAAAAAGAAGCTTCATCTTATAACTATGATGATTTTAAAACCATCCATCCAGATTTTAAATTGAATAGTAAGGCTGTAGCTGATGGGAAATTATTAAAAGCTTTTAAGTGTGAAGAAAAAATAGCTGATGTAGAAAATTCTATCCCGCTATCTTGGTCTAATGTACCTAAAGGCACAAAATCTTTAGCTGTTGTGATGTATCACTACCCAAAAAAGGATGATAAATCAGAAATAAATTCATATTTGCTTTTATGGGGTATCAACCCTTCTGTGTCTGAAATTCCATATAAAATGGCTAACAACCCTAGCTGGTATATGGGATCTAATAAAGATGGAACCGCCATTTCTTATACCTCACCTTGTTCTCGCGGACCTGGTCAACATAAGTATACTATTGCCCTATTTGCACTGTCAGAAACACCAAAATCACTTCCTGAATCTAATTCTCTTGATGTTGATTTAAACACATTTATGAAAGCCATTTCTGATGATAACATAATTGACATAACAACCTTAACTTTTATAGACTCCAATCAATAA